The region TGGAAACCTGGTGTTCGGGATCAGCCCCACCCATCCCGTGACATTCATCGGAGTGCCCTTGGTTTTGGCAGCGGTCGGGACGCTCGCCAACATTCTCCCAACTCGGCGAGCAACTCGCTTGGACCCTGCCAACACACGCTCCGGGCCGACTGGCGGAGATCCCGGAAGCGCACAGAACGCGCTGGTAGGATGGAGGGCGGCCGGATACTTTGTCGGCCGCCCTCTTCGTTTGCACCCGAACTTCGGAGAACGAACATGAAACGCTCAGACACCTTACTGACGCTCCTACTCGCTTTGGCCACCTCGGCCTTCGTCCCCGCACATCTCTCCGCATCCCCATTCGTGTGGCAGGAAGAAGAACAAGCGGATGAGGAGGACGAGGGCGAAGGAACGTCATACAGCGACGTCATCACCGACGAAGCCGTATCCAGCCAAGGCCTATTCGACACACACATGATTGGCACTGATCTCTTCTACGAGATCCCTCTCGACATGATGGGCCGTGAGATGGTGCTCCTCACCCGGATCGCGCGTACCCCCTCTGGTGCGGGATACGGCGGATCGAAGGCCAACACCTCCACGGTGCGCTGGGAACGTGAAGGCGATCGCGTCCTCCTACGTCTGGTGAGTTACCAGAACTTCGCAGACGACACGACAGCGATCGCAGGTGCCGTGAGAAATTCGAATTTTGAACCCATCATCATGGCGTTCGACGTCGAGACGATGCCTGAGGACTCGATGGCGGTCGTGGTTGAAGTGACAGACCTGTTCACGGAGGACATCGCGCTTCTAGGCCTCCAGAAGTCCCGTCGAACGGCATACAGCGTGCGCCGCGTCGACGCGGATCGGACCTACGTGATGCGCGCCTCGGCGTTCCCTAGGAACGTCGAAGTGAGACGCGTGCTCACGTACGATGCAACGGAGCCGCCTTCGAACTCTGCCAGCAACACACTCTCAATGGAGATGCATCATTCGATGCTCCTCCTCCCTGAGAATCCGATGGAGCCGCGCATGTGCGACGAACGCGTCGGCTACTTCAGCACGAGTCAGACAGATTACGGGCTCGACACTCAGCGAGCGGTCGAGACGTGTTACGTAACGCGTTGGCGCCTGGAGCCGAGCGACCCGGCCGCGTTCGCGCGGGGCGAGTTGGTCGATCCGGTCCAGCCCATCGTATACCACATCGACCCGGCGACGCCGCCCAAATGGGTGCCTTACCTCAAGCAGGGCGTCGAGGACTGGCAGGCTGCCTTCGAGGCAGCGGGCTTCAGCAATGCGATCATCGCGGTGGATGCACCGGACGATCCGAATTGGGACCCAGAGGACGCTCGCTACTCGGTCATCCGTTACCTGGCCTCCGACGTCCAGAACGCTTCGGGCCCACACGTACACGATCCGCGATCGGGTGAGATCCTGGAAAGCGATATCCAGTGGTACCACAACGTCATGAACCTGGTGCGCAACTGGTACTTCATTCAGACCGCGGCGGCGAACGAGGAAGCCCGTGGCGTGACGTTCTCGGACGAAGTCATGGGTGAACTGATCCGCTTCGTCTCAGCCCATGAGGTCGGACACACGATCGGGCTGCAGCACAACATGCAGGCTTCGTCCGCCTACCCGGTTGAGCAGCTCCGGACACGCTTCGTGTGTGAAATGGGCGTCGCGCCATCCATCATGGACTACGCTCGCTTCAACTACGTCGCGCAGCCTGGGGACGACACGTGCTTTATGCCACTGGTCGGGCCGTATGACAAATTCGCGATCGAGTGGGGCTACCG is a window of Longimicrobiales bacterium DNA encoding:
- a CDS encoding zinc-dependent metalloprotease, which gives rise to MKRSDTLLTLLLALATSAFVPAHLSASPFVWQEEEQADEEDEGEGTSYSDVITDEAVSSQGLFDTHMIGTDLFYEIPLDMMGREMVLLTRIARTPSGAGYGGSKANTSTVRWEREGDRVLLRLVSYQNFADDTTAIAGAVRNSNFEPIIMAFDVETMPEDSMAVVVEVTDLFTEDIALLGLQKSRRTAYSVRRVDADRTYVMRASAFPRNVEVRRVLTYDATEPPSNSASNTLSMEMHHSMLLLPENPMEPRMCDERVGYFSTSQTDYGLDTQRAVETCYVTRWRLEPSDPAAFARGELVDPVQPIVYHIDPATPPKWVPYLKQGVEDWQAAFEAAGFSNAIIAVDAPDDPNWDPEDARYSVIRYLASDVQNASGPHVHDPRSGEILESDIQWYHNVMNLVRNWYFIQTAAANEEARGVTFSDEVMGELIRFVSAHEVGHTIGLQHNMQASSAYPVEQLRTRFVCEMGVAPSIMDYARFNYVAQPGDDTCFMPLVGPYDKFAIEWGYRPHAGEDRNTEKAILRDFVADMQEDRTYLFSSSTGSDPSALSEAIGDDAMRASDYGVENLKRVTDNLRDWTREDGEDYTQLQELYNNVVSQWNRYTGHVVNNLGGVVRTRKRQDQDGVPYEMVPRDMQSRAMEYMNRQVFATPVWLLNADILDRFQGSGATDLVRARQSSALNQVLNVARMKRLIEQEAFNGNDAYGLGQMLDDLRGGVWAEAQSGGETDTYRRNLQRAYLDRMGVLMEDEDALQTDIAPFVRGQLGALRGELATGADGMSHRATLLHFHDAIQRIDAILDPNG